The region TCGTTGTTTCCTCCCCCGAAATTCAGATTGATGATCCGGGCGGCAACGCCGCCAGGGAAATAGACGTTCCATGCAGCCGGGCAAATGCGGACGCATGCCTCGCGCGAGCTGATCAAGCCCGCTTGCTGTCAGCTGCTGCTACAGCAGTTCAAACACGCCGGCTGCACCCATGCCGCCGCCGATGCACATCGTGACGATGCCGAACTGCACGTTGCGGCGCCGCATTTCGTAAAGCAAAGACAAGGTCAGCTTCGCGCCCGTGCAGCCGAGCGGGTGGCCGAGCGCAATCGCTCCGCCGTTGACGTTGACGATCTCTTCGTCAAGTCCGAGCTCGCGGATGACTTGGATCGACTGGGAAGCGAACGCTTCGTTCAGCTCGATCAAACCGATGTCGGACAGCTCAAGGCCGGCGAGCTTCAACGCTTTCGGCACCGCAGCCACCGGGCCGATCCCCATCACTTCCGGCGGCACGCCGGCGACCGCGAACGACCGGAACTTCCCGAGCGGCTTCAAGCCGAGCGACTCCGCTTTTTCGCGGTCCATCACCATGACCGCCGCCGCCCCGTCGCTCATTTGCGACGCGTTGCCGGCGGTGACGGTGCCGTTGACCGCAAACGCCGGGCGCAGTTTCGCGAGCGTCTCCATGTTCGTATCTGGGCGCACGCCTTCGTCTTTAGCAAAGACGATTTTCTCTTCGACGAGTTTGCTTCCTTCCACTTTGCGCACCGTCACTTCAACCGGCACGATTTCTTCATCGAACTTTCCTTCGGCGATCGCCTTGGCGGCGCGCTGGTGGCTGCGCACGGCGAACGCGTCTTGGTCTTCGCGGCTGACGCCGTATTTTTTCGCCACTTGCTCGGCGGTGTGCCCCATCGACATGTAGTATTCCGGCGCCTCTTCGGCCAAGCGGGCGTTCGGGCGGACGACATGCCCCATCATCGGCACCATGCTCATCGATTCGACCCCGCCGGCGATGACCGTGTCGGAATGGCCAAGCATCACCCGTTCCGCCGCATAGGCGATCGCCTGCAAACCGGACGAGCAATACCGGTTGATCGTGATCGCCGGCACGGTATACGGCAGCCCGGCGAGCGCGCCGATGTTGCGGGCGATGTTCAGCCCTTGCTCCGCCTCCGGCATGGCGCACCCAATAATGAGATCGTCAATGTTTCCTTCATAGTTCCCCGCGCGCTTGATCGTTTCTTTCACGACGAGCGCCCCTAAATCATCCGGCCGCACGTGGGCGAGCGTCCCTTTTTTCGCCTTTCCGACCGGTGTGCGCGCTCCCACGACAATAACCGCTTCTCTCACGCCAATCCCCCCTTGATCTCCTCCGCTTTAGTTGCGGAGCGGTTTTCCTTTCACAAGCATATGCTGCATGCGCGCTTGCGTCTTCGGCTCGCCGATTAGGCTCAAAAACGCCTCGCGCTCGAGATCAAGCAAATATTGCTCGTCGACTTCCGTTCCGTATGGCACCTTGCCGCCGGCTAGAACATACGCCAGCTTTTTTGCGATTTTCAAATCGTGCTCGCTGATATAGCCGGAATGGAACATCGACTGCGCCCCCAAGAGCATGGCCGCATAGCCGCTTTCGCCGGCGACCGGTACTTTTTTCCGAACCGGCGGCCGGTATCCTTCCTCATACATCGAGAGCACCGCCTGTTTCGCTTCATACAGCAGATGGTCGCCGTTCATCGTGATGCCGTCGCGGTGATTCAAGAAGCCAAGCTCGCGCGCTTCCGCCGCTGACGTCGACACTTTCGCCATGGCGATCGTTTCAAATACGCTGGCCGCGATTTTGACGTAGTCGACGTCCACACCGCGCGGCAAGCTGTTCAACCGTTTGATGTATAGCTCCTTGTTACCGCCGCCGCCCGGAATCAAGCCGACGCCGACTTCGACGAGCCCGATGTACGTCTCGGCCGCCGCTTGGATGCGCGAAGCCGCCAAGCTCACTTCCGCCCCGCCGCCCAACGTCATGGCAAACGGCGCGACGACGACCGGCTTCGGGTTGTATTTCATTTTGAGAAGCGCTTGCTGGAACTGGCGAACGGCAAGTTCCAATTCAAAAAAGT is a window of Geobacillus kaustophilus DNA encoding:
- a CDS encoding acetyl-CoA C-acetyltransferase: MREAVIVVGARTPVGKAKKGTLAHVRPDDLGALVVKETIKRAGNYEGNIDDLIIGCAMPEAEQGLNIARNIGALAGLPYTVPAITINRYCSSGLQAIAYAAERVMLGHSDTVIAGGVESMSMVPMMGHVVRPNARLAEEAPEYYMSMGHTAEQVAKKYGVSREDQDAFAVRSHQRAAKAIAEGKFDEEIVPVEVTVRKVEGSKLVEEKIVFAKDEGVRPDTNMETLAKLRPAFAVNGTVTAGNASQMSDGAAAVMVMDREKAESLGLKPLGKFRSFAVAGVPPEVMGIGPVAAVPKALKLAGLELSDIGLIELNEAFASQSIQVIRELGLDEEIVNVNGGAIALGHPLGCTGAKLTLSLLYEMRRRNVQFGIVTMCIGGGMGAAGVFELL